In the genome of Paenibacillus sp. FSL R5-0766, one region contains:
- a CDS encoding nucleotidyltransferase — translation MKAVGVIVEYNPLHNGHVYHLQEARRLSGADAVVAVMSGPFLQRGEPAIVGKRARTEMALHAGADLVLELPVAYAVQPAEWFAFGAVSLLHRTGIVDSLCFGSESGDLDSLQRIARVLAVEPAGMREDIARRLREGASYPAAYAGAAAALAPGGVEAHDAAALLEQPNNSLGLHYLIALQRLGSAIQPFTAARTGAAYHEATPGPGAIASATAVRRLLMADGPNAAAPYVPAATLAILHREWQEGRAPLHWERFAQPLLHLAATRRASELERIAEVTEGLEHRLSRALAQLPEPSVETLLNALKTKRYTRTKLQRMLAHLLLNHTKAECSPEQLAAGPGYLRVLGFNAQGQSLLKQMKKTASLPVVLKPSTFTHNQLELDIQAQVAYGLACEHKDTRRMFSDYYESPVRL, via the coding sequence ATGAAAGCCGTAGGCGTCATTGTTGAATATAACCCCTTGCACAATGGGCATGTCTATCATTTGCAGGAAGCTCGGCGGCTAAGCGGCGCAGACGCCGTTGTTGCGGTCATGAGCGGCCCTTTTCTCCAGCGTGGCGAACCCGCCATCGTCGGTAAAAGGGCACGCACCGAGATGGCGCTGCACGCAGGCGCGGATCTCGTGCTTGAACTGCCGGTTGCGTACGCGGTCCAACCGGCCGAGTGGTTTGCCTTCGGTGCGGTCTCGCTGCTGCACCGCACCGGCATTGTGGACTCGCTCTGCTTTGGCAGCGAGTCTGGCGACCTGGACAGCCTGCAGCGCATTGCGCGCGTGCTGGCTGTGGAGCCCGCAGGGATGCGCGAGGACATCGCGCGCCGCCTGCGGGAAGGCGCCAGCTACCCCGCCGCGTACGCAGGCGCGGCGGCGGCACTGGCGCCCGGCGGCGTCGAGGCTCACGACGCCGCTGCACTGCTGGAGCAGCCCAACAATTCGCTTGGGCTGCACTACCTGATCGCGCTGCAACGACTTGGCAGCGCGATCCAGCCCTTTACGGCGGCGCGTACCGGTGCCGCGTATCATGAGGCGACGCCCGGGCCGGGGGCGATCGCCAGTGCAACAGCCGTCCGCCGCCTGCTGATGGCGGACGGACCCAACGCCGCCGCACCATACGTGCCGGCGGCAACCCTTGCCATTCTGCATCGCGAATGGCAGGAAGGGCGCGCTCCCCTACACTGGGAGCGCTTTGCACAGCCGCTGTTGCACCTTGCGGCCACCCGACGTGCCTCCGAGCTGGAACGCATCGCCGAAGTCACGGAAGGCCTGGAACACCGGCTGAGCCGTGCACTCGCTCAGCTCCCGGAGCCTTCAGTCGAAACACTCCTGAATGCACTGAAGACCAAACGATACACACGCACCAAGCTCCAGCGTATGCTCGCACACCTGCTCCTGAATCACACCAAAGCCGAGTGTTCACCAGAGCAATTGGCTGCCGGACCCGGATATCTCCGAGTCCTCGGATTTAATGCTCAAGGGCAGAGCCTGCTTAAACAAATGAAGAAGACTGCATCGCTTCCTGTTGTACTGAAACCGTCGACGTTCACACACAATCAACTTGAACTGGATATACAAGCTCAGGTTGCGTATGGGCTCGCTTGCGAGCATAAGGACACACGGAGGATGTTCAGTGACTACTATGAGTCGCCTGTGAGACTGTAA
- the hmpA gene encoding NO-inducible flavohemoprotein: protein MLSEHTIRVIKSTVPVLEVHGEAITRHFYETMFTAHPELLNIFNHANQKQGRQQAALANMVYTAALHIDNLSSILPAVRQVAHKHRSLGIVPEQYAIVGTYLLQAIKDVLGDAATDEIITAWGEAYNVIANAFIGIEQDMYTEAENQTGGWEGFRTFKVAKKVQESEVITSFYLVPDDGKPIASYEPGQYISIKIQPEAQSFTQIRQYSLSDAPGKPYYRISVKRERGVLERPDGVISTYLHDHIEEGSQVELSAPAGDFTLNADDKRPVVLLSGGVGLTPMISMLNTLVNLNENRPITFLHASPNGQSHAFRDHVNSLVELNQGVKAYYCYTQPEDADRENEYFHKEGYMDAAWLRQVIDELDSTYYLCGPVSFMWAVYSELQALGVAADNIHYEFFGPKASLSPAPESV from the coding sequence ATGTTAAGTGAGCACACGATTAGAGTCATTAAATCTACAGTCCCCGTACTTGAAGTCCACGGCGAAGCGATCACACGCCACTTCTACGAAACGATGTTCACAGCTCATCCGGAACTGCTGAATATTTTCAATCATGCAAATCAGAAACAGGGACGGCAGCAAGCCGCCCTCGCCAATATGGTGTACACCGCCGCCCTTCATATCGATAATCTGTCCTCCATCCTGCCTGCCGTCCGGCAAGTTGCACATAAACATCGCAGCCTGGGTATCGTTCCCGAGCAATATGCGATTGTCGGCACCTATCTGCTTCAAGCCATCAAAGATGTGCTTGGAGATGCGGCAACGGATGAAATTATCACCGCGTGGGGCGAAGCCTACAATGTCATTGCAAATGCCTTTATCGGGATCGAACAGGATATGTATACGGAAGCGGAAAACCAAACGGGTGGCTGGGAAGGGTTCCGGACATTCAAAGTTGCCAAGAAAGTGCAGGAAAGCGAAGTCATCACGTCCTTTTATCTCGTTCCAGACGATGGTAAGCCTATTGCCAGCTATGAACCAGGACAATACATCAGCATCAAAATTCAGCCAGAGGCACAGTCATTTACTCAGATTCGTCAGTATAGCCTTTCAGATGCCCCGGGTAAACCATACTATCGCATTTCCGTTAAGCGTGAGCGAGGTGTGTTAGAGCGCCCTGACGGAGTTATCTCGACGTATCTACATGATCACATTGAAGAAGGCAGTCAGGTGGAACTATCCGCTCCTGCTGGCGACTTCACGCTGAATGCAGACGATAAACGGCCTGTTGTTCTCCTGAGTGGTGGTGTGGGTCTAACGCCCATGATCAGCATGTTAAATACGCTGGTTAACTTGAATGAAAATCGCCCCATTACATTTTTGCATGCAAGTCCCAATGGTCAATCGCACGCGTTCCGTGATCATGTGAACAGTCTGGTCGAACTTAATCAGGGCGTTAAAGCTTATTATTGTTATACTCAACCTGAGGATGCTGATCGTGAAAATGAGTATTTTCATAAGGAAGGTTATATGGATGCGGCCTGGCTTCGTCAAGTGATCGATGAACTGGATTCCACTTATTATCTGTGCGGACCCGTTTCGTTCATGTGGGCAGTGTATTCGGAGCTTCAGGCGCTTGGTGTTGCAGCGGACAACATTCATTATGAATTTTTCGGGCCGAAAGCAAGTCTGTCTCCCGCGCCGGAAAGTGTCTAA
- a CDS encoding DUF177 domain-containing protein: MKLVSFGVMEMLMPFRKVATSDGPLKFNEQWDIKELVSNRQDITAVTPLTADLSAEFREGDVVDVHGKLTIGVDMLCSRCLKPINEHFHIDFHEQFKQGKQPEDLHEDDDTLYVDGDSVDLKGYAEEAFLLDLPFIPLCSDTCKGLCPKCGHELNEGDCGCDNQVIDPRLAGLKDFFK, from the coding sequence ATGAAATTGGTTTCGTTTGGAGTGATGGAAATGTTAATGCCATTTCGCAAAGTGGCTACCAGTGATGGCCCGCTGAAGTTTAACGAACAGTGGGATATCAAGGAACTGGTTTCTAACCGACAAGATATCACAGCCGTTACCCCGCTGACTGCGGATTTATCTGCAGAATTCAGAGAAGGTGACGTTGTGGATGTTCATGGCAAGCTGACCATAGGAGTGGACATGTTGTGCTCCCGTTGTCTCAAGCCGATCAATGAACATTTTCATATTGATTTTCATGAGCAATTCAAGCAGGGAAAACAGCCAGAGGACTTACACGAAGACGATGATACGCTCTATGTGGATGGAGATAGCGTTGATCTGAAGGGTTATGCCGAGGAAGCTTTTCTGCTGGATCTTCCGTTTATACCGCTATGCAGCGATACATGCAAAGGGTTATGCCCCAAGTGTGGCCATGAGCTGAACGAAGGTGACTGCGGTTGTGATAACCAGGTTATCGATCCGCGGCTTGCAGGGCTCAAGGATTTTTTTAAATGA
- the rpmF gene encoding 50S ribosomal protein L32, with protein MAVPQRRTSKTRRDKRRTHFKLAVPGMVKCEQCGELKLSHHVCKVCGTYKAREIISQ; from the coding sequence ATGGCAGTACCTCAACGGAGAACGTCCAAGACGCGTCGCGACAAACGTCGCACTCACTTTAAATTGGCTGTACCGGGCATGGTGAAATGTGAACAATGTGGCGAACTTAAACTTAGTCACCACGTGTGCAAAGTGTGCGGAACGTACAAAGCAAGAGAGATCATCTCTCAATAA
- the fapR gene encoding transcription factor FapR — MIEENPFVTDQELTRQLKVSIQTIRLDRLELGIPELRERMKLMAELSYDQVRSLPLHEIIGDIVDLQLDKSGISLFEIKEEHVFSRTGIARGHYVFAQANSLAVAIINDEIALTASADIRFVRSVHLGEKCIAKAYVRSIPGQKGKAKVEVFTYVGEEMVFQGNFVIYHSGGEDSGEGGHLE; from the coding sequence ATGATAGAAGAGAACCCGTTTGTCACGGATCAGGAACTTACACGCCAATTGAAGGTGAGTATTCAGACGATTCGTCTTGACAGGCTGGAACTTGGAATACCTGAACTTCGGGAACGCATGAAATTGATGGCAGAGCTCTCGTATGATCAGGTACGCTCGTTGCCCTTGCATGAGATTATCGGTGATATTGTGGATCTACAACTCGATAAGAGCGGGATTTCCCTGTTTGAGATTAAGGAAGAACACGTATTTTCCAGAACAGGGATTGCACGTGGGCACTATGTCTTTGCACAGGCTAACTCCTTGGCTGTAGCAATTATTAATGATGAGATCGCGTTGACTGCATCAGCAGACATTCGCTTTGTTCGTTCGGTTCATTTGGGAGAGAAATGCATTGCAAAGGCTTATGTGAGATCGATTCCGGGTCAAAAGGGCAAAGCCAAAGTGGAAGTATTCACTTATGTAGGTGAAGAAATGGTGTTTCAAGGCAACTTTGTAATCTACCATTCAGGTGGAGAAGACAGCGGAGAAGGAGGTCATTTGGAATGA
- the plsX gene encoding phosphate acyltransferase PlsX codes for MKIVIDAMGGDNAPASTVEGAIAAATEWADTQIVLIGDEAKLEPLLSQSGVRPANLTVRHASEVIGSDDEPVKAVRRKKDASMVVAGRMLKEGEADAMISAGNTGALMTAGLLVVGRMEGIERPALAPMIPTIDDVGVLALDLGANMDAKPEHLAQYGLMGSLYRQKVQGIESPRVGLLNVGTEPGKGNELTKHAYPLLEQLPIRFVGNVEARDVLTGACDVLVCDGFAGNILLKSLEGTAGAIFALLKEQFSSSLKSKLAAAVLMPELRGLKRKLDYTEHGGAPLLGLSRLVVKSHGSADGNAIKNAVRQARIAVQNQLVESISKEISGK; via the coding sequence ATGAAAATCGTCATTGATGCCATGGGAGGCGACAATGCACCTGCATCAACGGTAGAAGGTGCGATTGCCGCAGCCACTGAGTGGGCGGATACACAGATCGTCCTGATCGGCGATGAAGCCAAGCTGGAGCCTCTTTTGAGTCAGTCAGGTGTGAGACCTGCCAATCTTACGGTCCGGCACGCTTCCGAAGTTATTGGCTCGGATGATGAACCCGTCAAAGCAGTGCGTCGCAAGAAGGATGCCTCCATGGTGGTCGCAGGTCGCATGCTGAAAGAGGGCGAAGCGGACGCGATGATCTCGGCGGGCAATACCGGAGCGCTGATGACAGCGGGATTGCTTGTTGTAGGTCGCATGGAAGGTATTGAACGTCCGGCGCTTGCGCCTATGATTCCAACAATTGATGATGTAGGTGTACTTGCGCTGGATCTGGGAGCGAATATGGATGCCAAACCGGAGCACCTTGCACAATATGGCCTGATGGGCAGTTTGTATAGGCAAAAAGTACAGGGCATTGAGTCCCCACGAGTGGGCTTGCTCAATGTAGGAACAGAGCCAGGCAAGGGAAATGAGTTAACCAAACATGCATATCCTTTACTGGAACAACTCCCAATTCGGTTTGTCGGTAATGTTGAGGCACGTGATGTGCTGACTGGTGCTTGCGATGTGCTTGTATGTGACGGTTTTGCAGGGAATATCCTGCTGAAGTCGCTTGAAGGCACAGCAGGTGCCATTTTCGCCTTGCTTAAGGAACAATTTTCATCTTCTCTTAAAAGTAAACTGGCTGCGGCTGTACTGATGCCTGAGCTGCGTGGTTTGAAACGAAAGCTGGATTATACGGAGCATGGCGGAGCGCCACTTCTTGGTTTGAGTAGACTGGTTGTGAAAAGTCATGGATCTGCTGATGGCAATGCCATCAAAAATGCTGTGCGCCAGGCTCGGATTGCAGTGCAGAATCAGCTGGTAGAGAGCATATCTAAGGAAATTAGCGGGAAGTGA
- a CDS encoding beta-ketoacyl-ACP synthase III, whose product MNNLRPVGVIGTGKYVPEKILTNSDLEKMVDTNDEWIVSRTGIKERHIAAPDQATSDLAYEAAIKALESAGMTGSDLDLIIVATITPDSSFPSTACILQDKLGAKGAAAFDLSAACSGFVYGLASATSFIQSGMYNNALVIGADCLSRITDYTDRNTCVLFGDGAGAVVVGEVPEGRGFKAFDLGAEGSGGSLLQMEGGGSRLPASAETVENKKHYIYMNGREVFKFAVRVMGTATIEVLRKAGMERTDVDLFVPHQANIRIIQSAMQRLELPEEKVVVNVDKYANTSAASIPLALVEAAEEGRMKAGDTVLMVGFGGGLTWGASVLVW is encoded by the coding sequence ATGAATAATTTGCGCCCAGTAGGGGTTATTGGTACAGGGAAATATGTGCCTGAGAAAATTTTGACAAATAGCGATCTGGAGAAAATGGTCGATACCAATGACGAGTGGATCGTCAGTCGTACAGGAATCAAAGAGCGTCACATCGCTGCACCCGATCAGGCAACTTCTGATCTGGCATACGAAGCGGCTATTAAAGCCCTTGAATCTGCAGGCATGACAGGCAGTGATCTAGACCTGATTATTGTTGCAACCATTACCCCGGATTCTTCGTTCCCATCGACAGCCTGCATCTTGCAGGACAAATTGGGTGCAAAAGGTGCCGCGGCGTTTGATCTGTCGGCTGCTTGTTCCGGATTTGTATACGGTTTGGCTAGTGCTACGAGCTTCATCCAAAGCGGTATGTACAACAATGCACTTGTTATTGGTGCGGACTGCTTGTCTCGTATTACGGATTATACAGACCGTAACACATGTGTCCTCTTTGGTGATGGAGCAGGCGCGGTAGTCGTTGGTGAAGTTCCGGAAGGTCGCGGATTCAAAGCATTCGATCTCGGTGCCGAAGGTTCTGGCGGTAGTCTTCTTCAGATGGAAGGCGGCGGTTCCCGTCTGCCTGCTTCCGCAGAGACCGTTGAAAATAAAAAACATTACATCTACATGAACGGTCGTGAAGTGTTCAAGTTTGCGGTACGTGTCATGGGGACGGCTACCATTGAGGTATTACGCAAGGCTGGTATGGAGCGTACGGATGTGGATCTGTTTGTTCCTCACCAAGCGAATATTCGGATTATCCAATCTGCGATGCAACGACTTGAACTTCCTGAAGAAAAGGTTGTAGTCAACGTGGATAAGTATGCAAACACATCAGCTGCTTCCATCCCGCTTGCTCTGGTAGAAGCTGCGGAGGAAGGTCGCATGAAAGCCGGAGATACCGTCCTGATGGTTGGATTCGGTGGCGGTTTGACATGGGGTGCATCGGTACTCGTTTGGTAA
- the fabD gene encoding ACP S-malonyltransferase, with protein MGKIAFVFPGQGSQAVGMAKDAYESVPAATEIFRTADETLGFSLSNLVFEGPETELKQTSNTQPALLTASIALLEAFKEKGIQPDYTAGHSLGEYSALVAAGVLSFADAVSTVRARGQYMEQAVPGGQGAMAAVLGADREALGVLCRDVSESGHAVELANMNCPGQIVISGVKEGVAAVSERVKEAGGKRAIALEVSGPFHSSLMKGAAEKLAEKLKNVTFSPATVPVVVNVTARPAEDGQVQDLLTAQVYSPVLWEDSVTWLIEQGVDTFIEIGSGSVLTGLIKKTDKTVKLYNVNSLETLEVTASALK; from the coding sequence ATGGGTAAAATAGCATTTGTATTTCCCGGACAGGGATCACAGGCTGTAGGCATGGCTAAGGACGCGTATGAGTCTGTGCCTGCGGCAACCGAAATTTTTCGCACAGCAGATGAAACATTGGGTTTCTCGCTGAGCAACCTTGTATTTGAAGGACCGGAGACCGAGTTGAAACAGACATCAAATACACAACCGGCTCTGTTGACAGCAAGTATTGCCTTGCTTGAAGCTTTCAAAGAAAAAGGAATTCAGCCTGACTATACGGCTGGACACAGCCTGGGAGAATACAGTGCACTGGTGGCAGCGGGCGTTCTTTCGTTTGCTGACGCAGTGAGCACTGTGCGGGCACGTGGTCAGTATATGGAACAGGCAGTACCGGGTGGACAAGGAGCGATGGCTGCTGTGTTGGGTGCGGATCGGGAAGCGCTGGGGGTGCTTTGCCGTGACGTATCTGAAAGTGGTCATGCGGTTGAACTTGCCAACATGAATTGTCCGGGACAAATCGTCATTTCTGGTGTGAAAGAAGGCGTAGCTGCTGTCTCGGAACGAGTGAAGGAAGCAGGCGGTAAACGCGCCATTGCATTGGAAGTAAGCGGTCCGTTCCACTCTTCATTGATGAAGGGTGCAGCTGAGAAGCTGGCAGAGAAACTGAAAAACGTTACGTTCTCACCGGCAACGGTCCCTGTAGTCGTTAATGTGACTGCAAGACCTGCAGAGGATGGACAGGTTCAGGATTTGTTGACAGCTCAGGTCTATTCTCCTGTATTATGGGAAGACAGTGTGACATGGCTTATTGAGCAAGGCGTGGATACGTTCATCGAGATTGGATCTGGCAGTGTATTGACCGGTTTGATTAAAAAAACAGATAAAACCGTAAAATTGTACAATGTGAACAGTCTTGAAACGCTCGAAGTAACGGCAAGTGCGTTGAAGTGA
- the fabG gene encoding 3-oxoacyl-[acyl-carrier-protein] reductase, whose protein sequence is MSKPLEGKNALVTGASRGIGRSIALALAEAGANVAVNYAGSQAAAEEVAEAIRAKGVKAITLQANVGLMDEAEQMVKATLEAWGNVDILVNNAGITRDNLIMRMKEEEFDQVIETNLKGVFNCLKAVTRPMMKQRSGRIINISSVVGVLGNAGQANYVAAKAGVIGLTKASARELASRGITVNCVAPGFIETDMTKELSQELVDGMLSGIPLSRLGQPDEIAGVVTFLASQASSYMTGQTLHVDGGMYM, encoded by the coding sequence ATGTCTAAACCATTAGAAGGTAAAAATGCACTCGTTACCGGGGCATCCCGGGGCATTGGGCGCAGTATTGCACTGGCACTTGCAGAAGCTGGAGCGAACGTAGCCGTGAATTATGCGGGTAGTCAAGCGGCAGCGGAGGAAGTGGCGGAAGCAATTCGTGCCAAAGGAGTCAAGGCGATTACACTTCAAGCCAATGTTGGCCTGATGGATGAAGCTGAACAAATGGTCAAAGCTACACTCGAAGCATGGGGCAACGTTGATATTCTGGTGAACAATGCCGGTATTACCCGTGATAATCTGATCATGCGTATGAAAGAGGAAGAATTCGATCAGGTTATTGAAACCAATCTCAAAGGTGTGTTTAACTGCCTTAAGGCGGTTACACGTCCAATGATGAAACAACGGTCGGGAAGAATTATCAATATCTCCTCGGTTGTAGGTGTGCTCGGTAATGCTGGACAAGCAAACTATGTTGCTGCCAAAGCAGGCGTCATTGGCCTGACAAAGGCATCTGCTCGTGAACTGGCTTCTCGTGGAATCACAGTTAACTGTGTTGCACCAGGTTTCATTGAGACAGATATGACAAAAGAGTTGTCCCAGGAGCTGGTGGACGGTATGCTAAGTGGTATTCCGTTGTCCCGTTTGGGTCAGCCGGATGAAATCGCCGGTGTAGTCACGTTCCTGGCTTCACAGGCTTCATCTTATATGACAGGGCAGACGCTGCATGTCGATGGTGGCATGTACATGTAA
- the acpP gene encoding acyl carrier protein produces MSDVLERVKRIVVDRLGADEAEVTLEASFKEDLGADSLDVVELVMELEDEFDLEISDEDAEKITTVGEVVNYIQSHT; encoded by the coding sequence ATGTCCGATGTATTGGAGCGTGTAAAACGCATCGTCGTCGACCGCTTGGGCGCAGACGAAGCTGAAGTTACACTTGAAGCATCTTTCAAAGAAGATTTGGGTGCTGATTCTTTGGATGTAGTGGAATTGGTCATGGAATTGGAAGATGAATTTGATTTGGAAATCTCTGATGAAGATGCAGAAAAAATCACGACCGTAGGTGAAGTTGTAAACTACATACAATCTCATACCTAA
- the fabF gene encoding beta-ketoacyl-ACP synthase II, with amino-acid sequence MKQRVVITGMGVMTSLGKDLETFWGSLMAGKSGISQIEAFDVSEYTTQIAAEIKNFNPEEYMDRKDARKMDRFVQFAVAAGFKAVEDSGLKINENIDAERFGVSIGSGIGGLGTWEDQHNALLQKGPKRVSPFFIPMMISNMASGQMSISLGAKGPNINVVTACATGTHSIGDSFKLIANGDADAMICGGAEATIRPTGLAGFCAMRAMSTRNDDPAKSSRPFDTERDGFVMGEGAGVLILESLEHAQKRGARIYGEVIGYGLTGDAHHMTEPDPDGAARCMKMALRNAGIEPEEVDYINAHGTSTPVGDRSETLAIKKAFGDHAYKLAVSSTKSMTGHMLGAAGGVEAVICGLSLTHQTLAPTINLENQDPECDLDYVPNVPRQTKVNIAMSNSFGFGGHNATIILKKFEA; translated from the coding sequence TTGAAACAAAGAGTAGTAATTACCGGAATGGGCGTAATGACATCGCTCGGAAAAGATTTGGAAACGTTCTGGGGCAGTTTAATGGCAGGAAAGTCCGGAATTTCTCAGATTGAGGCGTTTGATGTTAGTGAATACACGACACAGATTGCAGCCGAGATCAAGAATTTCAACCCGGAAGAATATATGGATCGCAAGGATGCGCGCAAAATGGATCGTTTTGTACAGTTCGCTGTGGCAGCCGGCTTCAAAGCCGTTGAAGACAGTGGTCTGAAAATTAACGAGAATATTGATGCAGAGCGTTTCGGTGTATCCATCGGATCAGGAATTGGTGGATTGGGTACGTGGGAGGACCAACATAATGCATTGTTGCAAAAAGGTCCAAAACGGGTAAGTCCATTCTTTATTCCCATGATGATCTCCAACATGGCTTCAGGCCAAATGTCCATTTCTCTTGGTGCCAAAGGTCCTAACATTAACGTTGTTACGGCTTGTGCAACAGGTACACACTCCATCGGAGATTCCTTCAAGCTGATTGCGAATGGTGATGCAGATGCCATGATCTGTGGTGGTGCGGAAGCAACAATCAGACCTACGGGTCTTGCAGGGTTCTGTGCGATGCGCGCAATGTCTACACGTAATGATGATCCTGCGAAGTCCAGCCGTCCTTTTGATACAGAACGTGATGGTTTTGTTATGGGCGAAGGCGCTGGTGTTCTGATTCTGGAATCCCTGGAGCATGCTCAAAAACGTGGTGCACGCATTTATGGTGAAGTGATCGGTTACGGTCTGACAGGTGATGCACATCACATGACAGAACCAGATCCGGACGGAGCAGCACGTTGTATGAAGATGGCACTTCGTAATGCGGGTATTGAGCCTGAAGAAGTGGACTACATTAATGCACACGGAACTTCGACGCCTGTAGGCGACAGATCCGAAACGCTTGCAATCAAAAAGGCGTTTGGTGATCATGCGTACAAGCTCGCCGTGAGTTCCACTAAATCCATGACGGGCCACATGCTTGGCGCTGCTGGTGGTGTAGAAGCGGTTATCTGCGGATTGTCACTGACACATCAGACACTGGCTCCAACGATTAACCTGGAAAATCAGGACCCGGAATGTGATCTGGATTATGTACCAAATGTTCCACGTCAAACCAAAGTTAATATTGCCATGTCCAATTCATTTGGATTCGGCGGTCACAATGCCACCATTATTCTCAAAAAATTTGAAGCATAA